One window from the genome of Cryptococcus neoformans var. neoformans JEC21 chromosome 12 sequence encodes:
- a CDS encoding riken protein, putative: MSVQVSPEQMATLKATLLNTPGNVPLHERFRALFMLKAVGGDEVVDIVSEGLKDPSPLLKHELAYVLGQLLNTRALPTLSRVLENPTGEHCSMVRHEAAEALGAIGAEESLPILRKYMQDENREVRETCEIAVGKIEFDLSEEGKKTNANPDFPTIDPAPSAAPSDIPSLRADLLNTSLPLFQRYRAMFALRDFGAGSKEAVEALADGFRDGSALFRHEIAYIFGQLSSPYSIPSLLSRLRDAKEDDMVRHEAAEALGGIASDGVESENPEVVLPEDERLPEGGVLAVLREWAVKADAPTVVRESCQVAIDMWEYENSADQFNPLDSLSAKQEEREKTEKVNTTGMERSAHAAVAAMGIAA; the protein is encoded by the exons ATGTCTGTCCAGGTATCTCCAGAGCAAATGGCCACATTGAAGGCTACTCTGCTCAACACTCCCGGAAATGTCCCCTTGCATGAGCGATTCAGGGCCTTGTTTATGCTCAAGGCTGTGGGCGGTGATGAGGTTGTCGACATCGTTTCCGAAG GTCTTAAGGACCCTTCACCTCTCTTAAAGCACGAGCTTGCCTACGTCCTCGGTCAGCTTCTCAACACCCGTGCTCTTCCCACCTTGTCTCGAGTCCTTGAAAACCCCACCGGCGAGCATTGCTCTATGGTTCGTCATGAGGCTGCTGAGGCTCTTGGCGCTATTGGTGCTGAAGAGTCCCTCCCAATTTTAAGAAAGTACATGCAGGACGAAAATAGGGAGGTCCGAGAGACCTGCGAGATTGCAGTCGGCAAGATTGAGTTCGATTTgagcgaggagggaaagaagaccaaTGCCAA CCCCGACTTCCCCACTATTGACCCCGCTCCTTCTGCTGCCCCTTCCGACATTCCTTCCCTCCGCGCCGACCTTCTTAAcacttcccttcccctcttccaGCGATACCGTGCCATGTTTGCGCTCCGTGACTTTGGTGCCGGCTCCAAAGAGGCTGTTGAAGCCCTTGCCGACGGTTTCCGAGACGGCAGTGCCCTTTTCCGTCACGAGATTGCCTACATCTTTGGTCAGCTTTCCAGCCCGTACTCCATCCCTTCGCTTCTATCCAGGTTGAGGGACGCCAAGGAAGACGACATGGTCAGGCACGAGGCTGCCGAGGCTCTTGGGGGTATTGCGTCTGACGGCGTGGAATCTGAGAACCCCGAGGTCGTGCTTCCTGAAGACGAACGCCTTCCCGAAGGTGGTGTTCTTGCCGTTCTGCGTGAATGGGCCGTCAAGGCCGATGCCCCTACCGTTGTTCGTGAGTCTTGTCAGGTCGCCATTGACATGTGGGAGTATGAGAACTCTGCCGATCAATTTAACCCGCTTGACTCTCTCTCGGCCaagcaagaggagagagagaagactGAGAAGGTCAACACCACGGGTATGGAGAGGTCTGCACACGCTGCTGTTGCCGCCATGGGTATTGCTGCCTAG
- a CDS encoding Phospholipase A-2-activating protein, putative, with protein MPKQYKLAFSLNGHAADVRNVTAPSQQVPLLLSASRDGSAIVWGPSNASREWDVKLRVEGPEKRYVSCVGMTRWDGQAFLLVGSSSGILASYVLPAMDSPAPADDSPLPEPTHTLIEHSQNLCCMDVSQGGLIASGSWDKTVIVWKDFKKVIQIKAHEQAVWSVKFVGEDRLLTASADKKIILHSVDPASGRTTPLQTYTGHTEPVRGLALKPDRQGFWSCANDGNVNIYSFDKPSPIRTLSGHTSFVYSIATFPDGSGAITTGEDGTMRVWSETELIQTIPHTSNSLWSCAVVPSLVASSPYIVSSSSDSTIRFFTNEGALVAGPEELAAWDDEVKGRQLDKSQVGDVKHSDLPGIEALGREGKKDGQVLMIKNNGVVEAYQWSAPSSTWQQIGQVVDAIGQGRKQLYEGKEYDYVFDVDVSEGMPPLKLPYNVAENPWIAAQRFLERNELPTSYVDQVVEFIQKNTGGVQLGTGEDTASYADPFTGGSRYTGGGVPTTGAGGSSGGFGDPFTGDSRYTGGGISTTGNTTSSGDPFTGGSRYTGAVTASSAPVQQSGAKGILPVKTYLPFKQINVSAAKNKIQQFNDELKTSKPELALTLEEEKTLTEVYAFLSLPAVALPNPNSQDGKEKFDTGAILALVQKWPEDKRFPLIDLARVLAAASPAFALSPPHPFFIAASLSLPFPDPPSKPRETNTLLALRAIANLFVTANGRMVLSTEDVAKDILANVGGVEWGKVGKNVRIAGATIVLHLSILAVEGNLPVALGSPLLDLINQILDSEKEDTEVVYRSAIALGNLVSSPKAAGGLAVGKVAKGKESVKRWAGKESRLGSLATEIEGLGL; from the exons ATGCCTAAGCAGTACAAGCTAGCATTCTCATTGAATGGACACGCAGCGGACGTCCGCAACGTCACCGCGCCATCTCAACAGGtacctctccttctttcggCTTCCAGAGACGGCTCAGCAATCGTATGGGGTCCTTCGAATGCTTCCAGAGAATGGGACGTCAAGCTTAGGGTCGAAGGGCCAGAAAAACGATATGTTAGCTGTGTCGGAATGACTAGATGGGACGGGCAAG CCTTTTTGCTCGTTGGATCATCTTCTGGTATCCTTGCCAGCTACGTCTTACCTGCAATGGACTCTCCCGCACCCGCGGATGATTCCCCTTTGCCAGAACCTACACACACCCTGATTGAGCATTCCCAAAACTTGTGCTGTATGGACGTGAGCCAAGGAGGACTTATCGCTTCCGGCAGTTGGGACAA AACCGTGATCGTGTGGAAGGATTTCAAAAAAGTCATCCAGATCAAGGCACATGAACAAGCTGTATGGTCCGTTAAGTTTGTGGGCGAAGACCGCCTCCTCACTG CATCTGCGGATAAGAAGATCATACTTCATTCTGTGGATCCTGCTTCAGGCCGGACAACTCCTCTTCAGACATACACTGGCCATACTGAACCGGTAAGAGGTCTGGCGTTGAAACCAGACAGACAAGGGTTTTGGAGTTGTGCGAATGACGG TAACGTCAACATCTACTCCTTCGATAAACCGTCTCCCATCCGCACCCTTTCGGGTCACACATCCTTCGTCTACTCTATTGCCACTTTCCCAGATGGTAGCGGCGCAATTACCACTGGTGAGGATGGGACAATGCGTGTCTGGTCTG AGACAGAGCTTATCCAAACAATTCCTCACACCTCCAACTCGCTTTGGTCTTGTGCCGTCGTCCCATCTCTTGTAGCCTCTTCACCATACATtgtttcatcctcatccgaCTCTACCATCCGTTTTTTTACCAATGAAGGAGCGCTCGTTGCTGGGCCTGAGGAGTTGGCTGCATGGGATGACGAAGTTAAAGGGAGGCAATTGGATAAGAGTCAAGTGGGGGACGTCAAGCACTCGGATCTTCCTGGAATCGAGGCTCTGGGTAGGGAAG gtaagaaggatgggcaaGTTCTTATGATCAAGAACAATGGCGTTGTTGAGGCTTACCAG TGGTCTGCGCCGTCATCCACTTGGCAGCAAATCGGCCAAGTCGTTGATGCCATCGGCCAAGGTCGCAAACAGCTGTATGAAGGCAAAGAATATGATTATGTGTTTGACGTAGATGTTTCCGAAGGGATGCCCCCACTCAAGTTGCCTTATAATGTCGCTG AAAATCCATGGATAGCGGCTCAACGCTTTCTTGAGCGCAATGAACTCCCAACCAGCTACGTTGATCAAGTTGTAGAGTTTATCCAGAAGAACACCGGTGGAGTGCAGCTGGGTACAGGTGAAGACACTGCAAGCTATGCTGACCCCTTCACTGGGGGTTCAAGGTACACAGGTGGCGGCGTTCCTACCACTGGAGCTGGTGGAAGTAGTGGCGGTTTTGGGGACCCATTTACTGGAGATTCGAGGTATACTGGTGGTGGCATTTCAACTACTGGTAACACCACCTCCAGTGGAGATCCTTTCACTGGCGGGTCGCGATACACTGGTGCTGTTACCGCCTCATCTGCACCTGTCCAACAATCGGGCGCTAAGGGTATCCTGCCTGTCAAGACGTATCTTCCCTTCAAGCAAATCAACGTAAGCGCCGCAAAGAACAAGATCCAACAATTCAACGACGAATTGAAAACTTCCAAA CCCGAATTGGCCTTGACTttagaagaagaaaagaccCTCACAGAGGTTTAcgctttcctctccttgccTGCCGTAGCTTTGCCCAACCCTAACTCTCAGGACGGGAAGGAAAAATTTGACACGGGTGCGATTCTGGCTTTAGTGCAAAAGTGGCCTGAAGACAAGAGATTCCCTT TGATCGACCTTGCTCGAGTCCTTGCAGCCGCATCTCCGGCATTCGCCCTTTCACCTCctcatcccttcttcatcgctgcttctctttccctaCCTTTCCCCGATCCTCCCTCAAAGCCACGAGAGACCAACACTCTCCTCGCTCTTCGTGCCATTGCCAACCTTTTCGTTACTGCAAACGGACGAATGGTCTTGTCTACGGAAGATGTTGCTAAGGATATCTTGGCTAATGTCGGAGGGGTCGAATGGGGTAAGGTAGGCAAGAATGTAAGGATTGCGGGTGCTACTATAGTGCTTCA TCTCTCGATTTTGGCTGTCGAAGGTAACCTCCCTGTCGCCCTCGGGTCACCACTCCTTGATCTCATCAACCAAATCCTTGACTCCGAAAAGGAAGACACGGAAGTTGTTTACCGCTCTGCGATCGCACTTGGTAATCTCGTTTCGAGCCCCAAGGCGGCTGGAGGCTTGGCGGTTGGCAAGGTTGCAAAGGGCAAAGAGAGCGTCAAGAGATGGGCTGGGAAGGAGTCAAGATTAGGCAGTCTGGCTACGGAGATTGAGGGGCTGGGACTTTGA